A genomic segment from Modestobacter roseus encodes:
- a CDS encoding TIGR03936 family radical SAM-associated protein, whose product MARQPDGPPPPPTVQKLRLRYTKRGPLRFASHRDLARALERALRRAGVPMAFSAGFSPHPKISYMGAAPTGAASEAEYVEIGLSQRRDPEQVRAALDASLPPGIDVLECVEAGEGTGSLADRLDATRWRVDLAGVTPEQLSAAVAELLARDTLMVAKRTKNGTKDVDVRPAIVRASVAGDTGCAILQVVVRQLTPTVRPDDVMAALAVVADLHPPSPPRAVREAQGRLDESGDVTDPLDPDRAIRSCCQEERAPV is encoded by the coding sequence GTGGCCCGCCAGCCCGACGGGCCACCGCCGCCGCCGACCGTGCAGAAGCTGCGGCTGCGCTACACCAAGCGCGGGCCGCTGCGGTTCGCCTCGCACCGCGACCTCGCGCGTGCGCTGGAGCGCGCCCTGCGCCGGGCGGGCGTGCCGATGGCGTTCTCGGCGGGCTTCAGCCCCCACCCGAAGATCTCCTACATGGGCGCTGCACCCACGGGCGCCGCGTCGGAGGCCGAGTACGTCGAGATCGGCCTCTCCCAGCGGCGCGACCCCGAGCAGGTCCGCGCCGCCCTGGACGCGTCGCTGCCCCCGGGCATCGACGTGCTGGAGTGCGTGGAGGCGGGGGAGGGGACGGGCTCGCTCGCCGACCGGCTGGACGCGACCCGGTGGCGGGTCGACCTGGCCGGCGTCACCCCGGAGCAGTTGTCCGCGGCGGTCGCCGAACTGCTCGCCCGGGACACCCTGATGGTCGCCAAGCGGACCAAGAACGGCACCAAGGACGTCGACGTCCGGCCCGCGATCGTCCGCGCGTCGGTGGCCGGGGACACAGGTTGTGCCATACTGCAGGTGGTCGTACGGCAGCTCACGCCGACCGTGCGACCGGACGACGTGATGGCTGCCCTGGCTGTCGTCGCCGACCTGCACCCGCCGTCGCCCCCACGGGCCGTGCGTGAGGCGCAGGGCCGGCTCGACGAGAGTGGTGACGTCACCGACCCGCTCGATCCAGATCGTGCGATCCGCTCCTGCTGCCAGGAGGAGCGAGCGCCGGTCTGA
- a CDS encoding Rne/Rng family ribonuclease yields the protein MADRIDENDSTTEANEAQPPVAPDSTGTGSVHEPDTLTEGSAEEPEEETPAEDETVQDAVAETTGAVPAEPRSVDEPEPEAPRFGAQFSSPEPTAVTARPRRRATRPALAADPDSVAPAPSAPPVAPAFVSFMAPPEPEAVSPRRRSRRTEAESPADPEAASPADRDEQPAAPARRSRRRRPADAEDAPAEDVTAPAVAEPRADRSDDDQDTDDQDTDEQDTDERDSDDRDGDDGGSASSRRRRRGRRGRGRGRSGDDAADTDDDASEQSTGEPRRDAAQDGEGAEESGSADDSDDNDDAEGGSGSSTRRRRRRRRRGSSGEGADDTAEDADDRPERAGRNGRVSSEDDVKGVAGSTRLEAKRQRRREGRDGGRRRAPILTESEFLARREAVDRAMVIRQQGERTQIAVLEDDVLVEHYVTQAQATSFAGNVYLGRVQNVLPSMEAAFVDIGKGRNAVLYAGEVNWDAAGLTGKSRSIETALKSGDKVLVQVTKDPIGHKGARLTQQVNLPGRFLVYVPGGSMTGISRKLPDKERTRLKDILKKIVPEDAGVIIRTAAEGASEEELTRDVARLQAQWEVIQTKAASTSSAPTLLYGEPDLAIRVIRDVFNEDFKRLVVQGDDAWDTVEAYVAHVSPELSERLQRYTGTGDVFRDLRIDEQLAKALDRKVWLPSGGSLVIDRTEAMTVVDVNTGKFTGSGGNLEQTVTRNNIEAAEEIVRQLRLRDIGGIIVIDFIDMVLESNRDLVLRRLTECLGRDRTKHQVAEVTSLGLVQMTRKRVGQGLLEVFSEPCEHCRGRGVLVHTDPVDDKKRSGGNGGGNGNGGGNGNGNGGGSGGGRNRDQQRADNAGRSSGKDQSKDQSKDQGGDQGRDQGRESGRESRPDPSAAEAGVAAEATPSDETSGAVAGAAAAGEELGGESGSEGRSSRRSRGRRGRGQSGEARAAEDAAVLAAAGESGAAATPEPAESGSDAQPEAATPDTLLAGRIADTPLAPAVGRDEVATGLQEASQDASQPVRGSQPMAAPDAPVPPVVVAPLPVAEPAQSAPEATAPETTAPETTAPETTAPETTAPETTAPETTAPEAVAPEAVAPEAVAPEAAAPEVVAPEAAAPARPRRRRAASRPAGPPAS from the coding sequence GTGGCCGACCGCATCGACGAGAACGACAGCACCACCGAGGCGAACGAGGCCCAGCCGCCCGTCGCCCCGGACTCCACGGGGACCGGCTCGGTACACGAGCCGGACACCCTGACCGAGGGCTCGGCCGAGGAGCCCGAGGAGGAGACCCCGGCCGAGGACGAGACCGTCCAGGACGCGGTCGCCGAGACCACCGGCGCCGTCCCGGCGGAGCCCCGGTCGGTCGACGAGCCCGAGCCCGAGGCCCCGCGCTTCGGTGCCCAGTTCAGCTCCCCGGAGCCGACCGCCGTCACCGCGCGTCCCCGCCGGCGGGCCACCCGTCCGGCGCTGGCCGCCGACCCCGACTCGGTGGCCCCGGCGCCGTCGGCCCCGCCCGTGGCGCCGGCCTTCGTCAGCTTCATGGCCCCGCCGGAGCCGGAGGCCGTGTCCCCGCGCCGGCGCAGCCGCCGCACCGAGGCCGAGTCCCCGGCCGATCCGGAGGCCGCGTCCCCGGCCGACCGCGACGAGCAGCCGGCCGCACCGGCCCGCCGGTCCCGTCGGCGCCGTCCCGCGGACGCCGAGGACGCTCCGGCCGAGGACGTCACCGCCCCCGCCGTCGCCGAGCCTCGGGCCGACCGCTCCGACGACGACCAGGACACCGACGACCAGGACACCGACGAGCAGGACACCGACGAGCGCGACAGCGATGACCGCGACGGCGACGACGGCGGCTCGGCCAGCAGCCGGCGCCGCCGCCGAGGCCGTCGTGGTCGTGGCCGTGGCCGGTCCGGTGACGACGCGGCCGACACCGACGACGACGCCTCCGAGCAGTCCACCGGCGAGCCCCGCCGGGACGCTGCTCAGGACGGCGAGGGCGCCGAGGAGTCCGGCAGCGCCGACGACTCCGACGACAACGACGACGCCGAGGGTGGCAGCGGGTCCAGCACCCGGCGCCGGCGGCGGCGTCGTCGCCGGGGGAGCAGCGGCGAGGGCGCTGACGACACCGCCGAGGACGCCGACGACCGCCCCGAGCGGGCCGGCCGCAACGGCCGGGTCAGCAGCGAGGACGACGTCAAGGGCGTGGCCGGCTCGACCCGGCTGGAGGCCAAGCGCCAGCGCCGCCGGGAGGGTCGCGACGGTGGTCGCCGCCGTGCGCCGATCCTCACCGAGTCCGAGTTCCTCGCCCGCCGCGAGGCCGTCGACCGGGCCATGGTCATCCGCCAGCAGGGCGAGCGCACCCAGATCGCCGTCCTCGAGGACGACGTCCTGGTCGAGCACTACGTCACCCAGGCGCAGGCGACCTCGTTCGCCGGCAACGTCTACCTCGGCCGCGTGCAGAACGTGCTGCCCAGCATGGAGGCGGCCTTCGTCGACATCGGCAAGGGGCGCAACGCCGTCCTGTACGCCGGTGAGGTCAACTGGGACGCCGCCGGCCTGACCGGCAAGTCGCGGTCGATCGAGACCGCGCTGAAGTCCGGCGACAAGGTCCTGGTGCAGGTCACCAAGGACCCGATCGGCCACAAGGGCGCCCGGCTCACCCAGCAGGTCAACCTGCCCGGCCGGTTCCTGGTCTACGTGCCCGGCGGCTCGATGACCGGCATCAGCCGGAAGCTGCCGGACAAGGAGCGCACCCGGCTCAAGGACATCCTCAAGAAGATCGTCCCCGAGGACGCCGGTGTGATCATCCGGACCGCGGCGGAGGGCGCCTCGGAGGAGGAGCTCACCCGCGACGTGGCCCGGCTGCAGGCGCAGTGGGAGGTCATCCAGACCAAGGCGGCCTCCACCAGCAGCGCCCCGACGCTGCTCTACGGCGAGCCGGACCTGGCGATCCGGGTGATCCGAGACGTCTTCAACGAGGACTTCAAGCGGCTGGTCGTGCAGGGCGACGACGCGTGGGACACCGTCGAGGCCTACGTCGCGCACGTCTCCCCGGAGCTCTCCGAGCGGCTGCAGCGCTACACCGGTACCGGTGACGTCTTCCGCGACCTGCGGATCGACGAGCAGCTGGCCAAGGCGCTGGACCGCAAGGTCTGGCTGCCCTCCGGTGGCTCGCTGGTCATCGACCGCACCGAGGCGATGACCGTGGTCGACGTCAACACCGGGAAGTTCACCGGCTCCGGGGGCAACCTGGAGCAGACGGTCACCCGGAACAACATCGAGGCCGCCGAGGAGATCGTCCGCCAGCTGCGGCTGCGCGACATCGGCGGGATCATCGTCATCGACTTCATCGACATGGTCCTGGAGAGCAACCGCGACCTGGTCCTGCGGCGGCTGACCGAGTGCCTGGGGCGCGACCGCACCAAGCACCAGGTCGCCGAGGTCACCTCGCTGGGCCTGGTGCAGATGACCCGCAAGCGGGTCGGCCAGGGCCTGCTGGAGGTCTTCTCCGAGCCGTGCGAGCACTGCCGTGGCCGGGGTGTGCTGGTGCACACCGACCCGGTCGACGACAAGAAGCGCTCGGGCGGGAACGGCGGCGGCAACGGGAACGGCGGCGGGAACGGGAACGGCAACGGCGGCGGGAGCGGCGGCGGCCGCAACCGCGACCAGCAGCGCGCCGACAACGCCGGCAGGAGCTCGGGCAAGGACCAGTCCAAGGACCAGTCCAAGGACCAGGGCGGGGACCAGGGCAGGGACCAGGGCAGGGAGTCGGGCCGGGAGTCGCGGCCGGACCCCTCCGCCGCGGAGGCCGGTGTCGCCGCCGAGGCCACGCCGTCGGACGAGACGTCCGGCGCGGTGGCCGGCGCTGCGGCCGCCGGCGAGGAGCTGGGCGGCGAGTCCGGCTCCGAGGGACGCAGCAGCCGGCGCAGCCGAGGACGACGTGGGCGCGGGCAGTCCGGTGAGGCCCGGGCGGCCGAGGACGCGGCGGTGCTCGCCGCCGCCGGCGAGTCCGGTGCCGCGGCGACGCCGGAGCCGGCCGAGTCGGGCAGCGACGCGCAGCCCGAGGCGGCCACCCCCGACACGCTGCTGGCCGGTCGCATCGCCGACACCCCGCTGGCCCCCGCGGTCGGGCGGGACGAGGTGGCCACGGGCCTGCAGGAGGCTTCGCAGGACGCCTCCCAGCCCGTCCGGGGGTCCCAGCCGATGGCGGCGCCGGACGCACCGGTCCCGCCGGTCGTCGTGGCGCCGCTGCCGGTGGCCGAGCCGGCGCAGTCGGCTCCTGAGGCCACGGCTCCTGAGACCACGGCTCCTGAGACCACGGCTCCTGAGACCACGGCTCCTGAGACCACGGCTCCTGAGACCACGGCTCCTGAGACCACGGCTCCCGAGGCCGTGGCTCCCGAGGCCGTGGCTCCCGAGGCCGTGGCTCCCGAGGCCGCAGCTCCCGAGGTCGTGGCGCCCGAGGCTGCCGCGCCCGCACGGCCGCGTCGTCGCCGGGCGGCGTCCCGCCCGGCGGGGCCGCCGGCCTCGTAG
- the rplU gene encoding 50S ribosomal protein L21 yields MYAVVKAGGAQHKVGVGDTFTINRLAGEAGDTITLPALLLVDGDTVTTDAQALAGVTVTGEIVEHGKGPKIKIHKFKNKTGYHKRQGHRQPLTSVVVRDITKG; encoded by the coding sequence GTGTACGCAGTCGTCAAGGCCGGTGGAGCGCAGCACAAGGTGGGTGTCGGTGACACGTTCACCATCAACCGCCTCGCCGGGGAGGCCGGTGACACGATCACCCTTCCGGCCCTGCTGCTGGTCGACGGCGACACCGTCACCACCGACGCGCAGGCGCTGGCCGGCGTGACCGTGACCGGCGAGATCGTCGAGCACGGCAAGGGCCCGAAGATCAAGATCCACAAGTTCAAGAACAAGACCGGGTACCACAAGCGGCAGGGGCACCGTCAGCCCCTGACCAGCGTCGTGGTCCGCGACATCACGAAGGGCTGA
- the rpmA gene encoding 50S ribosomal protein L27 has protein sequence MAHKKGASSSRNGRDSNAQRLGVKRFGGQVVKAGEIIVRQRGTHFHPGLGVGRGKDDTLFALVPGSVTFGFRRGRREVAISAVPARETVSA, from the coding sequence ATGGCACACAAGAAGGGCGCCTCGTCCTCACGCAACGGCCGCGACTCGAACGCCCAGCGCCTGGGCGTGAAGCGGTTCGGCGGTCAGGTCGTCAAGGCCGGCGAGATCATCGTCCGCCAGCGCGGCACCCACTTCCACCCGGGTCTCGGCGTCGGCCGGGGCAAGGACGACACGCTGTTCGCGCTCGTCCCCGGCTCGGTGACCTTCGGGTTCCGCCGTGGTCGTCGCGAGGTCGCGATCTCGGCCGTCCCGGCCCGCGAGACCGTCTCGGCCTGA
- the obgE gene encoding GTPase ObgE codes for MAAFVDRVTVHVAAGKGANGVSSVHREKFKPLGGPDGGNGGDGGDVVVQVDPSVHTLLDFHHHPHQKAGNGKQAAGNYRNGGRGEDLVLGVPSGTVVSIGGQPVVDLVGAGARFVLARGGKGGLGNAALANARRKAPGFALLGEPGEAVDAVLELKSIADVGLVGYPSAGKSSLVAAMSAARPKIADYPFTTLVPQLGVIRSGDTTYTMADVPGLIPGASVGKGLGLEFLRHVERCAVLVHVVDMATMEPGRDPETDIEALEHELREYGGEELDLVGRLRIAVLNKIDVPDGRELVDLVRASLEERGLTVFPISAATGEGLAELGFALAAAVEEHRAALPELPAAPVTLTPRAVDDGGFTVEPDPRTDGWLVRGVRPERWVRQTDFSNDEAVGYLADRLNRLGVEEELAKVGAVPGDAVTVGDVTFDWEPTLPAGTLSIEETAGLGGRGTDTRLETNTRLSADERLAAKKARRLPYELADADGSFDQDLLEGDRDR; via the coding sequence ATGGCCGCTTTCGTCGACCGCGTGACGGTCCACGTGGCCGCGGGCAAGGGTGCCAACGGGGTCAGCTCCGTGCACCGCGAGAAGTTCAAGCCCCTCGGTGGGCCCGACGGCGGGAACGGCGGCGACGGCGGCGACGTCGTCGTCCAGGTCGACCCGAGCGTGCACACCCTGCTGGACTTCCACCACCACCCGCACCAGAAGGCCGGCAACGGCAAGCAGGCCGCCGGCAACTACCGCAACGGTGGCCGCGGTGAGGACCTGGTGCTCGGTGTGCCCTCCGGCACCGTGGTGAGCATCGGTGGCCAGCCCGTGGTCGACCTGGTCGGCGCCGGGGCCCGCTTCGTGCTCGCCCGCGGTGGCAAGGGCGGGCTGGGCAACGCCGCGCTGGCCAACGCGCGCCGCAAGGCCCCCGGCTTCGCCCTGCTCGGCGAGCCCGGCGAGGCCGTGGACGCCGTCCTGGAGCTCAAGAGCATCGCCGACGTCGGGCTGGTCGGGTACCCCTCGGCGGGCAAGTCCTCGCTGGTGGCCGCGATGTCCGCGGCCCGGCCGAAGATCGCCGACTACCCGTTCACCACGCTCGTGCCGCAGCTGGGCGTCATCCGCTCCGGCGACACCACGTACACGATGGCTGACGTGCCCGGCCTCATCCCCGGCGCCTCGGTGGGCAAGGGCCTCGGCCTGGAGTTCCTCCGGCACGTCGAGCGCTGCGCGGTGCTGGTGCACGTCGTCGACATGGCCACGATGGAGCCCGGGCGTGACCCGGAGACCGACATCGAGGCGCTCGAGCACGAGCTGCGCGAGTACGGCGGTGAGGAGCTGGACCTGGTGGGCCGGTTGCGGATCGCCGTGCTCAACAAGATCGACGTCCCGGACGGCCGGGAACTCGTCGACCTGGTCCGCGCCTCGCTCGAGGAGCGTGGCCTGACGGTCTTCCCGATCAGCGCGGCCACCGGTGAGGGCCTGGCCGAGCTGGGCTTCGCCCTCGCGGCCGCCGTCGAGGAGCACCGCGCCGCGCTGCCCGAGCTCCCGGCGGCCCCGGTCACCCTGACCCCGCGCGCGGTCGACGACGGCGGGTTCACCGTCGAGCCCGACCCGCGCACCGACGGCTGGCTGGTGCGCGGTGTCCGCCCCGAGCGCTGGGTCCGGCAGACCGACTTCAGCAACGACGAGGCCGTGGGCTACCTCGCCGACCGGCTCAACCGGCTGGGCGTGGAGGAGGAGCTGGCCAAGGTCGGCGCCGTCCCCGGCGACGCCGTCACCGTCGGCGACGTCACCTTCGACTGGGAGCCGACGCTGCCCGCCGGCACGCTCAGCATCGAGGAGACCGCGGGTCTCGGCGGCCGGGGCACCGACACGCGGCTGGAGACGAACACCCGGCTCTCCGCCGACGAGCGACTGGCGGCGAAGAAGGCCCGGCGGCTGCCCTACGAGCTGGCCGACGCCGACGGCTCGTTCGACCAGGACCTCCTCGAGGGCGACCGCGACCGGTGA
- the proB gene encoding glutamate 5-kinase, whose translation MSVRAEIAGAQRVVVKVGSSSLTTLPGGLDEDRLRALVDVLGALRTAGREVVLVSSGAIAAGLAPLGLDSRPRDLATAQAAASVGQLRLVQTYADAFAGHGVTVGQVLLTADDLTRRSHYRNARQTVERLLALGVLPVVNENDTVATEEIRFGDNDRLAALVAHLAVADALVLLSDVDGVYDGDPRTGPAQLVDTVRSREDLAAVALGSASRNGVGTGGMATKVEAAFIASAAGVPVVVTSTPQAAAALAGERVGTLFAPSGRRPSARQFWLRYASRPRGRLLLDDGAVRAVRERHASLLAAGITGVAGEFLADDPVELVGPDGVVVARGLVAYDARELPALLGRKTGDLDPEHRREVVHRDEMVLVGRRAPA comes from the coding sequence GTGAGCGTGCGGGCGGAGATCGCCGGCGCGCAGCGGGTGGTCGTGAAGGTGGGGTCCTCGTCGCTGACCACGCTGCCCGGCGGGCTGGACGAGGACCGGCTGCGCGCGCTGGTCGACGTCCTGGGCGCGCTGCGCACGGCCGGCCGGGAGGTCGTGCTCGTCTCCTCCGGAGCGATCGCCGCCGGCCTGGCGCCGCTGGGGCTGGACAGCCGCCCCCGTGACCTGGCCACCGCCCAGGCGGCGGCCAGCGTCGGGCAGCTGCGCCTGGTGCAGACCTACGCCGACGCCTTCGCCGGGCACGGGGTGACCGTCGGGCAGGTGCTGCTCACCGCCGACGACCTCACCCGGCGCAGCCACTACCGGAACGCCCGGCAGACCGTCGAGCGGCTGCTCGCGCTCGGCGTGCTGCCGGTCGTCAACGAGAACGACACGGTCGCCACCGAGGAGATCCGGTTCGGCGACAACGACCGGCTCGCCGCGCTGGTGGCGCACCTCGCGGTCGCCGACGCGCTCGTGCTCCTCTCCGACGTCGACGGCGTCTACGACGGCGACCCGCGCACCGGCCCCGCCCAGCTGGTCGACACCGTGCGCAGCCGCGAGGACCTCGCCGCGGTGGCCCTCGGCTCGGCCAGCCGCAACGGCGTCGGCACCGGCGGCATGGCCACCAAGGTGGAGGCGGCCTTCATCGCCTCCGCGGCCGGGGTGCCCGTCGTGGTCACCTCGACGCCGCAGGCGGCCGCCGCGCTGGCGGGGGAGCGGGTGGGCACCCTGTTCGCGCCCAGCGGCCGGCGTCCCTCCGCCCGGCAGTTCTGGCTGCGCTACGCCAGCCGCCCCCGCGGGCGGCTGCTGCTCGACGACGGTGCCGTGCGCGCCGTCCGTGAGCGGCACGCCTCGTTGCTGGCGGCCGGCATCACCGGGGTGGCCGGGGAGTTCCTGGCCGACGACCCGGTCGAGCTGGTGGGCCCCGACGGCGTCGTCGTCGCCCGGGGGCTGGTGGCCTACGACGCCCGCGAGCTGCCCGCCCTGCTCGGCCGCAAGACCGGCGACCTCGACCCGGAGCACCGCCGCGAAGTCGTGCACCGCGACGAGATGGTCCTCGTCGGTCGGCGGGCACCGGCCTGA
- the def gene encoding peptide deformylase, whose translation MSVRPIREIGDPVLRTPADPIRVFDKDLAALVRDLEETVDHPGRAGVAATQIGVGLRVFSYNVDGVIGHLVNPVITERSEETQDDDEGCLSIPGLYAPTVRAMHCVAEGFDVHGEPLRLEGSGLMARCLQHEVDHLDGKLFVDRLTGDARKQAMRALRA comes from the coding sequence GTGAGCGTGCGACCCATCCGCGAGATCGGTGACCCGGTGCTGCGCACCCCGGCCGACCCGATCCGCGTCTTCGACAAGGACCTGGCCGCGCTCGTCCGCGACCTGGAGGAGACCGTCGACCACCCCGGCCGGGCCGGGGTGGCGGCCACCCAGATCGGGGTGGGGCTCCGGGTGTTCTCCTACAACGTCGACGGCGTGATCGGGCACCTGGTGAACCCGGTGATCACCGAGCGGTCCGAGGAGACCCAGGACGACGACGAGGGCTGCCTGTCCATCCCCGGGCTGTACGCGCCCACCGTGCGGGCGATGCACTGCGTCGCCGAGGGCTTCGACGTGCACGGGGAGCCGCTGCGGCTGGAGGGCAGCGGGCTGATGGCGCGCTGCCTGCAGCACGAGGTCGACCACCTGGACGGGAAGCTGTTCGTCGACCGACTGACCGGGGACGCCCGCAAGCAGGCCATGCGGGCCCTGCGTGCCTGA
- a CDS encoding GNAT family N-acetyltransferase, with protein MAAWQPVTLTGRLVTLSPLSLADAPDLAVAAADGRLWELWYTSVPTPEAMADDVAAKLAAQEAGTMLPFVVRRRGTGDALGVTTYCSVDRETPRLEIGYTWTRASAQRTGVNTESKLLLLAHAFEVLSCVAVEFRTHWHNRQSRTAIAALGARQDGVLRAHRRQPDGSLRDTVVFSITSTEWPAVRSDLRSRLARHSAPPSPQA; from the coding sequence ATGGCCGCGTGGCAGCCGGTCACCCTGACCGGCCGGCTGGTGACCCTTTCACCGCTGTCCCTCGCCGACGCCCCCGACCTGGCGGTCGCCGCGGCCGACGGACGGCTGTGGGAGCTCTGGTACACCTCGGTGCCCACGCCCGAGGCCATGGCCGACGACGTGGCGGCCAAGCTCGCCGCGCAGGAGGCGGGCACGATGCTGCCCTTCGTCGTCCGCCGCCGCGGCACCGGTGACGCGCTCGGGGTGACGACGTACTGCAGCGTCGACCGGGAGACGCCGCGGCTGGAGATCGGCTACACCTGGACCCGGGCCTCGGCCCAGCGCACCGGGGTGAACACCGAGAGCAAGCTGCTGCTGCTGGCGCACGCCTTCGAGGTGCTCAGCTGCGTCGCCGTGGAGTTCCGCACGCACTGGCACAACCGGCAGTCCCGGACGGCGATCGCCGCGCTCGGCGCCCGGCAGGACGGCGTGCTGCGTGCCCACCGCCGGCAGCCCGACGGGTCGCTGCGGGACACCGTGGTCTTCTCCATCACCTCGACCGAGTGGCCGGCGGTGCGCAGCGACCTCCGCTCCCGCCTGGCCCGGCACTCCGCACCCCCGTCTCCCCAGGCATAG
- a CDS encoding glutamate-5-semialdehyde dehydrogenase gives MSDADFPLIGAAAARAREAARVLRTLPTETKDAALAAMAEALVERADEVLAANAADVEAAAADGTPDSVLDRLRLDRPRVAGVADALRQLIALPDPVGDVVRGSTLANGLQLRQVRVPLGVVGIVYEARPNVTVDAAGLCLKSGNAALLRGSASAHRTNTALVAVLTEAAEKAGLPAGSIALLPAERASVGELLAARGLVDVVIPRGGASLIQRVVREAVVPVIETGVGNCHVYVDASADPAMAEAIVLNAKTSRVSVCNSAETLLVHRDVPFLPRLLTALAEAGVTLHGDDAAREAHVGVLPATDEDWATEYLSLDMAVRVVDDLTGALDHISRWGSGHSEAIVADSAAAIAAFTAGVDAAAVLVNASTRFTDGGEFGFGAEIGISTQKLHARGPLGLPELTSTTYVVTGSGHVR, from the coding sequence GTGTCCGACGCCGACTTCCCGCTGATCGGCGCCGCCGCGGCGCGTGCCCGCGAGGCCGCCCGCGTGCTGCGCACCCTTCCCACCGAGACCAAGGACGCCGCGCTGGCCGCGATGGCCGAGGCGCTGGTCGAACGGGCCGACGAGGTGCTGGCCGCCAACGCCGCCGACGTCGAGGCCGCGGCGGCCGACGGCACCCCCGACTCCGTGCTCGACCGGCTCCGGCTGGACCGGCCGCGGGTGGCGGGGGTGGCCGACGCGCTGCGTCAGCTGATCGCGCTGCCCGACCCGGTGGGCGACGTCGTCCGTGGGTCGACGCTGGCCAACGGGCTCCAGCTGCGCCAGGTCCGGGTGCCGCTCGGTGTGGTGGGCATCGTCTACGAAGCCCGCCCCAACGTGACCGTCGACGCCGCGGGGCTGTGCCTGAAGAGCGGCAACGCGGCGCTGCTGCGCGGGTCGGCGTCGGCGCACCGCACCAACACCGCGCTGGTGGCCGTGCTCACCGAGGCCGCGGAGAAGGCCGGTCTGCCGGCCGGGTCGATCGCCCTGCTGCCCGCCGAGCGGGCGTCGGTGGGCGAGCTGCTGGCCGCCCGCGGGCTGGTCGACGTGGTCATCCCGCGCGGTGGGGCGTCGCTGATCCAGCGGGTCGTCCGCGAGGCCGTCGTGCCGGTGATCGAGACCGGGGTCGGCAACTGCCACGTCTACGTCGACGCCTCGGCCGATCCGGCGATGGCCGAGGCGATCGTGTTGAACGCCAAGACGTCCCGGGTCAGCGTGTGCAACTCCGCGGAGACGCTGCTGGTGCACCGCGACGTCCCCTTCCTGCCGCGGCTGCTCACGGCCCTGGCCGAGGCGGGCGTGACGCTGCACGGCGACGACGCGGCCCGGGAGGCGCACGTCGGCGTCCTGCCGGCCACCGACGAGGACTGGGCGACCGAGTACTTGTCGCTGGACATGGCGGTGCGGGTGGTCGACGACCTCACCGGCGCGCTGGACCACATCAGCCGGTGGGGGAGCGGGCACTCCGAGGCGATCGTCGCCGACTCCGCCGCGGCGATCGCCGCCTTCACCGCGGGGGTGGACGCCGCCGCGGTGCTGGTCAACGCCTCGACCCGGTTCACCGACGGGGGCGAGTTCGGCTTCGGTGCCGAGATCGGCATCTCGACCCAGAAGCTGCACGCGCGTGGACCGCTGGGCCTGCCGGAGCTGACCTCGACCACCTACGTGGTGACCGGCAGCGGCCACGTCCGCTGA
- the nadD gene encoding nicotinate-nucleotide adenylyltransferase, which produces MAARRLGVMGGTFDPIHHGHLVAASEVAELFGLDEVVFVPTGQPWQKSERGVSPAEDRYLMTVIATASNPRFSVSRVDVDRGGPTYTIDTLQDLHREHPDSELFFITGADALAQIVGWRDTDKLFDLAHFVGVTRPGYQLGDADLPPGAVSLVEVPALAISSTDCRDRVQRGRPVWYLVPDGVVQYIEKRGLYRAERAGRPAVGRPATGRRAPEPTLPDDPAPGDTPSPDLQEIPR; this is translated from the coding sequence GTGGCAGCGCGTCGACTCGGGGTGATGGGTGGCACGTTCGACCCCATCCACCACGGTCACCTGGTGGCCGCCAGCGAGGTGGCCGAGCTGTTCGGACTGGACGAGGTCGTCTTCGTCCCGACCGGCCAGCCCTGGCAGAAGTCCGAGCGCGGGGTCAGCCCCGCCGAGGACCGCTACCTCATGACGGTGATCGCCACCGCGTCCAACCCCCGTTTCTCGGTCAGCCGCGTCGACGTCGACCGCGGCGGGCCCACCTACACCATCGACACCCTGCAGGACCTGCACCGCGAGCACCCGGACAGCGAGCTGTTCTTCATCACCGGTGCCGACGCCCTCGCCCAGATCGTCGGCTGGCGGGACACCGACAAGCTCTTCGACCTGGCGCACTTCGTCGGGGTGACCCGGCCGGGCTACCAGCTCGGGGACGCCGATCTCCCGCCGGGCGCGGTGAGCCTCGTCGAGGTGCCGGCGCTGGCGATCAGCTCCACCGACTGCCGCGACCGCGTGCAGCGGGGCCGGCCGGTCTGGTACCTGGTCCCCGACGGCGTGGTGCAGTACATCGAGAAGCGCGGTCTCTACCGCGCCGAGCGGGCCGGACGCCCCGCGGTCGGCCGCCCGGCCACGGGCCGGCGTGCACCCGAGCCGACACTGCCCGACGACCCAGCCCCCGGGGACACCCCGTCCCCCGACCTGCAGGAGATCCCCCGATGA